Proteins from a genomic interval of Diaphorobacter sp. HDW4A:
- a CDS encoding branched-chain amino acid ABC transporter permease: MFDSILQAVFSGLALGSIYALVAVGFNITFNTTKTLNFGQGEFLVAGAFVAVSVLLLLAGKNITDSLLPADVTLGRYLLSLVGTMAVLGVLGVILYYTAVRPFVGRGGMAWVMSTIGFGIIIQNTALAIWGPSPMVMPSPLGSEVIRIGGAGVLPQEVLVLVASVIVLLGLDFIMRRTKIGKAVRAVAQSGSAATLMGINVTAIVVLAFVISSSLAGLAGLLIAPITTASVFMGMSLALKAFSSAILGGLTSPRGCMLGGFILGLIEALVGLWQAELREISIFVLIILVLVVRPQGLLGQKIVEKV; encoded by the coding sequence ATGTTTGATTCGATTCTGCAGGCCGTCTTCAGCGGACTGGCGCTGGGCAGCATCTATGCGCTGGTAGCCGTGGGCTTCAACATCACGTTCAACACGACGAAGACGCTGAACTTCGGTCAGGGCGAGTTTCTCGTGGCGGGGGCGTTCGTGGCGGTGTCCGTGCTGTTGCTGCTGGCGGGCAAGAACATCACCGATTCCTTGCTGCCTGCCGATGTCACTTTGGGGCGTTATCTGCTCAGCCTTGTCGGCACGATGGCGGTGCTGGGTGTGCTCGGCGTGATTCTTTACTACACGGCGGTGCGGCCCTTCGTGGGGCGCGGCGGCATGGCGTGGGTGATGAGCACCATCGGCTTCGGCATCATCATCCAGAACACGGCGCTAGCGATCTGGGGGCCTTCGCCGATGGTGATGCCGTCGCCGCTCGGCAGCGAGGTGATCCGCATCGGCGGCGCGGGCGTGCTGCCTCAGGAGGTGCTGGTGCTGGTGGCGAGCGTGATCGTGCTGCTGGGTCTCGACTTCATCATGCGGCGCACCAAGATCGGCAAGGCAGTGCGCGCCGTCGCGCAAAGCGGCAGCGCGGCCACGCTCATGGGCATCAACGTGACAGCCATCGTGGTGCTGGCCTTCGTCATCAGCTCCAGCTTGGCGGGCCTTGCCGGACTGTTGATCGCGCCGATCACCACGGCCTCGGTTTTCATGGGCATGTCACTCGCGCTCAAGGCGTTTTCCTCGGCGATTCTCGGCGGGCTTACCAGTCCGCGCGGTTGCATGTTGGGTGGCTTCATTCTTGGTTTGATCGAGGCTTTGGTCGGGCTGTGGCAGGCCGAGCTGCGTGAGATCAGCATCTTCGTGCTCATCATCCTGGTGCTCGTCGTGCGGCCGCAGGGTCTCTTGGGCCAGAAGATCGTGGAGAAGGTCTGA
- a CDS encoding ABC transporter substrate-binding protein: MVQLVVGALGAWSMTGVVQAQDIKIGYTADQSASGVAELGIAGRWGFEAAIEDINKAGGILGRKVVGVVRDDQGTPPKAIQTVQELIDSEKVSGIVGPANSGNALAWLHIPQQKKIPVVVPIGTATEITTRYAKEPQNFLYRISMVDREQVSLLGAYAVKASKEKKIAILADSTGYGQGGIKDATEILALHGVKPVAVEKYGPKDTDMTSQLNKIKAAGADTVIIYGIADGAAQVLRSMEKINYMPITLGTWGNLSSLLPKMAGAKLAEHLIMAASTTEDTSAKTKALGQRVRVNFPTLTTFPCSAQAYDSVMLLAAAMKQANSTDGEKVAAALESLNKTDGVIKTYDKPFTKTNHEGLSVSDFYLARWKGSEVVRFEDPIYKSLTPADLKK, from the coding sequence ATGGTTCAGTTGGTAGTGGGTGCGTTGGGAGCGTGGAGCATGACCGGAGTCGTGCAGGCGCAGGACATCAAGATCGGCTACACGGCCGATCAGTCCGCGAGCGGCGTAGCGGAGCTCGGCATCGCTGGGCGCTGGGGTTTCGAGGCCGCCATCGAAGACATCAACAAGGCGGGCGGTATTCTCGGCCGCAAGGTGGTCGGCGTGGTCCGCGACGATCAGGGCACACCGCCCAAGGCGATCCAGACCGTGCAGGAGTTGATCGACAGCGAGAAGGTCAGCGGCATTGTCGGTCCCGCGAACTCGGGCAATGCGCTGGCATGGCTGCACATTCCGCAGCAAAAGAAGATTCCCGTGGTGGTGCCCATCGGCACGGCCACCGAGATCACCACACGCTACGCCAAGGAGCCACAGAATTTTCTGTATCGCATCTCGATGGTGGACCGTGAGCAGGTCTCGCTGCTCGGCGCCTATGCGGTGAAGGCCTCCAAGGAAAAGAAAATCGCGATTCTCGCGGACTCGACCGGCTACGGGCAGGGCGGCATCAAGGATGCGACGGAGATTCTTGCGTTGCACGGCGTCAAGCCGGTGGCGGTCGAAAAGTACGGTCCCAAGGACACGGACATGACCTCGCAGCTCAACAAGATCAAGGCTGCGGGCGCGGACACCGTGATCATCTACGGCATTGCCGATGGCGCGGCACAGGTGCTGCGCAGCATGGAGAAAATCAACTACATGCCGATCACGCTCGGCACTTGGGGCAATCTGAGTTCGCTGCTGCCCAAGATGGCAGGCGCCAAGCTCGCCGAGCACCTGATCATGGCCGCGTCGACGACGGAAGACACCTCCGCCAAGACCAAGGCGCTGGGCCAGCGCGTGCGCGTGAACTTCCCGACGCTCACCACCTTCCCGTGCTCGGCTCAGGCGTATGACTCGGTCATGCTGCTGGCCGCTGCGATGAAGCAGGCCAACAGCACGGATGGCGAGAAGGTTGCTGCGGCGCTGGAAAGCCTCAACAAGACCGATGGCGTGATCAAGACCTATGACAAGCCTTTCACCAAGACGAATCATGAAGGCTTGAGCGTGAGCGATTTCTACCTTGCGCGCTGGAAGGGCAGCGAGGTAGTACGTTTCGAAGACCCCATCTACAAGTCCCTCACTCCTGCCGATCTCAAGAAGTGA